The DNA window TCCACACACCAGAAGCAGCAAAGCAGGGCGCAGGCGTTTCCCACCGGCTGCAATGATGTATTGGGATATCTGGCCGACCAGCGGAACGTCAGAGGCCAGTCGGTGGGCGATCACCAGATCCACCTCGCGCATGTCGTTGGCAATAAGCGCAAGAGGAGAGGGGGCGGAAACGGGCGGGGGGGTGGTGGCAGTCAAGATGGTGGTCGCAAGCAATGCTGTGGATTATAGGAAGCGCGCCACCCTCGTTGCATGGGATGTGCGGCTGCCACAAGCAGGGGGCAAGGGGGTGCATCTGGCAGTGCTATAATCCCTGGCTCTGTGGAAATCCTTCCATGGAAGTTTCTTCAAGGTACGCAAGTACTAGAGTACGAAGAGGTCAACATGTACGCGGTCATAAAAACCGGCGGCAAGCAGTATCGCGTTGCTTCCGGCGAAAAAATTAAAGTAGAACAGATTGCTGCGGACGTAGGCCAGGAAATCGTCATCGACCAGGTTCTGGCTGTCGGCAACGGCGCTGAACTGAAGGTTGGTACGCCCCTGGTGTCCGGCGCAACTGTGAAAGCCACCGTTGTGGCACACGGCAAACACGACAAAGTGCACATCTTCAAGATGCGCCGTCGCAAGCACTATCAAAAACGCCAAGGTCACCGGCAGCAGTTCACCGAACTGCAAATCGGCGACATCGCCGGTTAAAGAAGGAGCTTAAGTCATGGCACAGAAAAAAGGCGGCGGCTCTACGCGAAACGGGCGCGATTCCAAGCCCAAAATGCTCGGTGTGAAAGCGTTCGGCGGTGAGCTGATCAGCGCGGGCTCCATCATCGTGCGTCAGCGCGGTACCAAGTTTCACCCCGGCCTCAACGTCGGCGTGGGCAAAGACCACACGCTGTTTGCCTTGGTAGACGGCCATGTGTCGTTTGCGGTCAAGGGCGCAATGTCGAAGCACACGGTCAACGTGACATCTGCAGCCTGAAGCATATTTGCTGCTTCAGCGCCCCGGCGTGATCCCGAATGGATCGTGAAATACAACAAGCCCCGCAATGCCGGGGCTTCGTTTTTTCCGTACGGGTAAGTGAAGAGACTGAAATGGCACACAGACCGCTGAGCCTGGCGCCCACAGGATCCTCGCCCTTACTATTGGGGCTGGCGCCTGGCGTATGCAGGCTGCCGTTTTGTAAATTGGAACCCCCATGAAATTCGTCGACGAAGCCTACATAGACATTTCTGCCGGTGACGGCGGCAATGGTTGCGTGTCGTTCCGGCATGAGAAATACAAGGAATTCGGCGGGCCCAATGGCGGTGACGGTGGAAGCGGCGGGCATGTGTTCGCAGTAGCCGACCCCAATCTGAACACATTGGTGGATTTCCGCTACTCGCGTCGCCACGAAGCCAAGCGTGGCGAGCATGGCATGGGATCGGACATGTTCGGCGCAGCGGGGAGCGATATCACGCTGAAGATGCCCGTGGGAACCATCATCAGCGACGCTGAAACCGGCGAGGTTCTGTACGAGTTGCTCACGCCTGGTGAGGTCATCACCATCGCCAAAGGCGGCGATGGCGGTTTTGGCAACATGCGGTTCAAGAGCGCCATCAACCGCGCCCCTCGGCAAAAGACACCGGGTTGGCCTGGGGAGAAGAAAAGCCTCAAGCTTGAACTGAAAGTGTTGGCTGACGTGGGTTTGCTGGGCATGCCCAACGCGGGTAAATCGACCCTGATCGCGGCGATTTCCAATGCACGCCCGAAGATCGCAGACTACCCTTTCACCACTTTGCACCCCAATTTGGGCGTTGTGCGTGTGGGGCCTGAGCAGAGTTTTGTGGTCGCCGATATTCCCGGATTGATCGAAGGTGCTTCCGAAGGAGCAGGCCTGGGACACCAGTTCCTGCGCCACCTGCAACGCACCCGCCTGTTGCTGCACATCATCGATATGGCGCCGTTTGACGACAGCATCGATCCCGTCGCACAAGCCAAGGCCATCGTGGGGGAACTCAAAAAATACGATACGGGTTTGTACAAGAAGCCCCGTTGGCTGGTGTTGAATAAGCTGGACATGGTGCCGACCGAAGAGCGGGCTGCGCGTGTGGCTGATTTTGTCAAGCGTCTGCGCTGGAAGGGGCCTGTTTTCGAAATTTCGGCACTGACGCGTGAAGGGTGTGAGCCGTTGATCCATGCGGTTTTCCGCCATGTCCAGGCTCAACACCTGGCGGAGCAGGCCCCTGTGGCC is part of the Simplicispira sp. 125 genome and encodes:
- the rplU gene encoding 50S ribosomal protein L21; the protein is MYAVIKTGGKQYRVASGEKIKVEQIAADVGQEIVIDQVLAVGNGAELKVGTPLVSGATVKATVVAHGKHDKVHIFKMRRRKHYQKRQGHRQQFTELQIGDIAG
- the rpmA gene encoding 50S ribosomal protein L27, whose protein sequence is MAQKKGGGSTRNGRDSKPKMLGVKAFGGELISAGSIIVRQRGTKFHPGLNVGVGKDHTLFALVDGHVSFAVKGAMSKHTVNVTSAA
- the cgtA gene encoding Obg family GTPase CgtA, with translation MKFVDEAYIDISAGDGGNGCVSFRHEKYKEFGGPNGGDGGSGGHVFAVADPNLNTLVDFRYSRRHEAKRGEHGMGSDMFGAAGSDITLKMPVGTIISDAETGEVLYELLTPGEVITIAKGGDGGFGNMRFKSAINRAPRQKTPGWPGEKKSLKLELKVLADVGLLGMPNAGKSTLIAAISNARPKIADYPFTTLHPNLGVVRVGPEQSFVVADIPGLIEGASEGAGLGHQFLRHLQRTRLLLHIIDMAPFDDSIDPVAQAKAIVGELKKYDTGLYKKPRWLVLNKLDMVPTEERAARVADFVKRLRWKGPVFEISALTREGCEPLIHAVFRHVQAQHLAEQAPVAEVDPRFAGDAPA